A DNA window from Pseudomonas tohonis contains the following coding sequences:
- a CDS encoding ABC transporter ATP-binding protein, with protein MQIEPLKSVQNQVADAVLEVSDLCVAYGKVEALSNASLRVGQGQIVTVIGPNGAGKTTLLSAIMGVLGSRGRVEFDGSLEAVPEVETLVSRGLGLVPEKRELFTSMSVADNLLLGAFQRHRRGDRSHAATLAEVYALFPRLWERRDQLAATLSGGERQMLAVGRALMAKPKLLMLDEPSLGLAPLITREIFRIITALRQQGVSILLVEQNARAALRVADYAYVLETGRIAMQGPAAQLADDPRVIEAYLGLASKHQDMLAG; from the coding sequence ATGCAGATCGAACCCCTCAAGAGCGTGCAAAACCAGGTGGCCGACGCCGTGCTGGAGGTCAGCGACCTGTGCGTCGCCTACGGCAAGGTGGAAGCCCTGTCCAACGCCAGCCTGCGGGTCGGCCAGGGGCAGATCGTCACCGTCATCGGCCCCAACGGCGCCGGCAAGACCACCCTGCTCTCGGCCATCATGGGCGTGCTCGGCTCCCGTGGCCGGGTCGAGTTCGATGGCAGCCTGGAAGCGGTGCCGGAGGTGGAGACCCTGGTCTCCCGCGGCCTCGGCCTGGTGCCGGAGAAGCGCGAGCTGTTCACCAGCATGAGCGTGGCCGACAACCTGCTGCTGGGCGCCTTCCAGCGTCACCGCCGGGGCGACCGCAGCCACGCCGCCACCCTGGCCGAGGTCTACGCGCTGTTCCCGCGCCTGTGGGAGCGTCGCGACCAACTGGCCGCCACCCTCTCCGGCGGCGAGCGGCAGATGCTCGCCGTGGGCCGCGCGCTGATGGCCAAGCCCAAGCTGCTGATGCTCGACGAACCCAGCCTGGGCCTGGCGCCGCTGATCACCCGCGAGATCTTCCGCATCATCACCGCGCTGCGCCAGCAGGGGGTCTCGATCCTGCTGGTGGAGCAGAACGCGCGTGCGGCACTGCGCGTGGCGGACTATGCCTACGTACTGGAAACCGGGCGCATCGCCATGCAGGGCCCCGCCGCCCAGCTGGCCGATGACCCGCGCGTGATCGAGGCCTACCTCGGCCTCGCCAGCAAGCATCAGGACATGCTTGCCGGTTGA
- a CDS encoding ABC transporter permease subunit: MKPRYLILGLVILLGIAPLALPPFYVTLLNYIGLYTLVVLGLVLLTGVGGMTSFGQAAFVGLGAYTTAYLTTAEQLPAWLAWASASPWLTLLVGVAITALVALLLGALTLKLSGHYLPLGTIAWGLSLYYLFGTVESLGGHTGVSGLPSISLFGVLLDKGEKVFYLIWVVLLLAMLITQNLLDSREGRAIRALKGGQLMAESMGVDTFRSKLVIFLISAVFAAVSGWLYAHTQRFVNPTPFGLNMGIDYLFMALIGGVGSVWGALLGSGILTLLKQWLQDLLPHLLGSTGNYETIVFGLLIVLLMQRAPGGLWPLLVRLVPSRLRPRQRLPAAEAPARDLPQRQRPAHGEVILEARHVTRRFGGLVANNDMSLEVRAGEILALIGPNGAGKSTLFNQLSGVDTPSSGDVLFMGRRINGLASRRVAGMGMSRTFQHVKLLPGMSVLENVAIGAHLRGGKGVLASALRLDRAEEADLLAEARRQLERVGLGEHLHEEAGSLALGQQRILEIARALCADPCLLLLDEPAAGLRHKEKEALGLLLSRLRSEGMAILLVEHDMDFVMGLVDRVVVMEFGQRIAQGLPEEVQKNPAVLEAYLGGAE, encoded by the coding sequence ATGAAACCCCGCTACCTGATCCTCGGCCTCGTCATCCTGCTCGGCATCGCGCCGCTGGCGTTGCCGCCGTTCTACGTCACCCTGCTCAACTACATCGGCCTCTACACACTGGTAGTACTGGGCCTGGTCCTGCTCACCGGCGTCGGCGGCATGACCAGCTTCGGCCAGGCGGCCTTCGTCGGCCTCGGCGCCTACACCACCGCCTACCTGACCACCGCCGAGCAGTTGCCGGCCTGGCTCGCCTGGGCCAGCGCATCCCCCTGGCTGACGCTGCTGGTGGGCGTGGCCATCACGGCCCTGGTGGCGCTGCTGCTCGGCGCGCTGACGCTGAAGCTCTCCGGCCACTACCTGCCGCTGGGCACCATCGCCTGGGGCCTGTCGCTGTACTACCTGTTCGGCACCGTGGAATCCCTGGGCGGCCACACCGGCGTCAGCGGGCTGCCGTCGATCTCGCTGTTCGGCGTGCTGCTCGACAAGGGCGAGAAGGTCTTCTACCTGATCTGGGTGGTCCTCCTGCTGGCCATGCTGATCACCCAGAACCTGCTGGACTCCCGCGAGGGCCGCGCCATCCGCGCGCTCAAGGGTGGCCAACTGATGGCCGAATCCATGGGCGTCGACACCTTCCGCTCCAAGCTGGTGATCTTCCTCATCTCGGCGGTGTTCGCGGCAGTGTCCGGCTGGCTCTACGCCCACACCCAGCGCTTCGTGAACCCCACGCCCTTCGGCCTCAACATGGGCATCGACTACCTGTTCATGGCGCTGATCGGCGGCGTCGGCAGCGTCTGGGGCGCGCTGCTCGGCAGCGGCATCCTCACCCTGCTCAAGCAATGGCTGCAGGACCTGCTGCCGCACCTGCTGGGCAGCACCGGCAACTACGAGACCATCGTCTTCGGCCTGCTCATCGTGCTGCTGATGCAGCGCGCACCGGGTGGCCTGTGGCCGCTGCTGGTGCGCCTGGTGCCCAGCCGCCTGCGCCCCCGCCAGCGCCTGCCGGCCGCCGAAGCCCCGGCCCGCGACCTGCCGCAACGGCAGCGCCCGGCCCACGGCGAGGTGATCCTCGAAGCGCGCCACGTCACCCGGCGCTTCGGCGGCCTGGTGGCCAACAACGACATGAGCCTGGAGGTGCGCGCCGGCGAGATCCTCGCCCTGATCGGCCCCAACGGCGCCGGCAAGAGCACGCTGTTCAACCAGCTCTCCGGCGTCGACACCCCCAGCAGCGGCGACGTGCTGTTCATGGGCAGGCGCATCAACGGCCTGGCCTCGCGCCGTGTCGCCGGCATGGGCATGAGCCGCACCTTCCAGCACGTGAAACTGCTGCCCGGCATGAGCGTGCTGGAGAACGTCGCCATCGGCGCCCACCTGCGCGGCGGCAAGGGTGTGCTGGCCTCGGCCCTGCGCCTGGACCGCGCCGAGGAAGCCGACCTGCTGGCCGAAGCACGGCGCCAGCTGGAACGCGTCGGCCTGGGCGAGCACCTGCACGAGGAAGCCGGCAGCCTCGCCCTCGGCCAGCAGCGCATCCTCGAGATCGCCCGCGCGCTGTGCGCCGACCCTTGCCTGCTGCTGCTCGACGAGCCCGCCGCCGGCCTGCGCCACAAGGAGAAGGAGGCCCTCGGCCTGCTCCTCAGCCGCCTGCGCAGCGAAGGCATGGCCATCCTCCTGGTGGAGCACGACATGGACTTCGTCATGGGCCTGGTGGACCGCGTGGTGGTGATGGAATTCGGCCAGCGCATCGCCCAGGGCCTGCCGGAAGAGGTGCAGAAGAACCCCGCCGTGCTGGAAGCCTATCTCGGAGGCGCAGAGTGA
- a CDS encoding ABC transporter substrate-binding protein: protein MLFKKAVSTLLLSAACAALAQADVKVGVITSSTGPIALVGLPQKNSVPLLPTQAGDQQVTYIALDDGSDPTATVKALKKLISEENVDAIIGPSGSPNAMGVIQFAAEAGVPLLAPVGTAAVVLPMNEQKKWVFKTTQNDDLIAKALVDDMVARGVKTLGFIGTADPYGENWSKVMGAMAAEHGIKVVANERFQRQDTSVTGQSLKVLAARPDAVLVAAPGSSAVMPQTTLFDQGYRGQMYQTHGAALPDFLKLGGKKVEGTILAASLMLVLDEVPDSHPSKKVAADYIAAYEKLNGSKPATFGANTFDAGLLLQNAIPVAAAKAAPGTPEFRAALRDALEQSHELAATQGVYNMTPEDHSGFDERGRELIQVKNGNWTLLRGN, encoded by the coding sequence ATGCTCTTCAAGAAAGCTGTGTCCACGTTGCTCCTGAGTGCCGCCTGCGCCGCCCTTGCGCAGGCCGACGTCAAAGTCGGCGTCATCACCTCCTCCACCGGCCCCATCGCCCTCGTGGGCCTGCCGCAGAAGAACAGCGTGCCGCTGCTGCCGACCCAGGCCGGCGACCAGCAGGTGACCTACATCGCCCTGGATGACGGCAGCGACCCCACCGCCACGGTCAAGGCCCTGAAGAAGCTGATCAGCGAGGAGAACGTCGACGCCATCATCGGCCCGAGCGGTTCGCCCAACGCCATGGGCGTGATCCAGTTCGCCGCCGAGGCCGGGGTGCCGCTGCTGGCGCCGGTCGGCACCGCCGCCGTGGTGCTGCCGATGAACGAGCAGAAGAAGTGGGTGTTCAAGACCACCCAGAACGACGACCTGATCGCCAAGGCGCTGGTCGACGACATGGTCGCCCGTGGCGTGAAGACCCTCGGCTTCATCGGCACCGCCGACCCCTACGGCGAGAACTGGTCCAAGGTGATGGGCGCGATGGCGGCCGAGCACGGCATCAAGGTGGTCGCCAACGAGCGCTTCCAGCGCCAGGACACCTCGGTCACCGGGCAGAGCCTCAAGGTGCTGGCCGCGCGACCGGACGCCGTGCTGGTCGCCGCACCCGGCAGCTCGGCGGTGATGCCGCAGACCACCCTGTTCGACCAGGGCTACCGCGGGCAGATGTACCAGACCCACGGCGCCGCCCTGCCCGACTTCCTCAAGCTCGGCGGCAAGAAGGTCGAAGGCACCATCCTGGCCGCCAGCCTGATGCTGGTGCTGGACGAAGTGCCGGACAGCCACCCCTCGAAGAAGGTCGCCGCCGACTACATCGCCGCCTACGAGAAGCTCAACGGCAGCAAGCCGGCCACCTTCGGCGCCAACACCTTCGACGCCGGCCTGCTGCTGCAGAACGCCATCCCCGTGGCCGCCGCCAAGGCCGCGCCGGGCACGCCGGAGTTCCGCGCGGCGCTGCGTGACGCGCTGGAGCAGAGCCACGAGCTGGCCGCCACCCAGGGCGTCTACAACATGACGCCCGAGGACCACAGCGGCTTCGACGAACGCGGCCGCGAGCTGATCCAGGTGAAGAACGGCAACTGGACGCTGCTGCGCGGCAACTGA
- a CDS encoding branched-chain amino acid ABC transporter permease has protein sequence MNFQIAMLLGQDGITNGAIYALLALSILLVFTVTRILLIPQGEFVTYGALTMATLQAGHPTALVWLLLGLTLVDCALDLYDAARSSHAFRFPKRILAKLAYALAMVAAIRLLPLAELPMAVQALLTLALVVPLGPQIYRLVFQPIASASSLVLLIVSIAVHVAMVGIALLLFGPEGARTAPFSEAGLELGPVTFNSQTLWVIAVSLGLIIGLFLFFERSLYGKALRATAVNRMGARLMGISPSLAGKATFLLATFIGALSGILIAPITTLYFDSGFIISLKGFVGAIIGGLASYPVAALGALSVGLIEAFSMFWASTYKEIIVFTLIIPFLLWRSFTRRHVEEEE, from the coding sequence ATGAATTTCCAGATAGCCATGCTGCTCGGCCAGGACGGCATCACCAACGGCGCGATCTACGCGCTGCTGGCCCTGTCGATCCTGCTGGTCTTCACCGTCACGCGCATCCTGCTGATCCCCCAGGGCGAGTTCGTCACCTACGGCGCGCTGACCATGGCCACCCTGCAGGCCGGCCACCCCACCGCACTGGTCTGGCTGCTGCTGGGCCTGACCCTGGTCGACTGCGCGCTGGACCTGTACGACGCCGCGCGCTCCAGCCACGCCTTCCGCTTCCCCAAACGCATCCTCGCCAAGCTCGCCTACGCCCTGGCCATGGTCGCGGCCATCCGCCTGCTGCCGCTGGCCGAGCTGCCCATGGCGGTGCAGGCGCTGCTGACCCTGGCCCTGGTGGTGCCCCTGGGCCCGCAGATCTACCGCCTGGTGTTCCAGCCCATCGCCTCGGCCAGCTCCCTGGTGCTGCTGATCGTCTCCATCGCCGTGCACGTGGCCATGGTCGGCATCGCCCTGCTGCTGTTCGGCCCGGAAGGCGCGCGCACCGCGCCCTTCTCCGAAGCCGGCCTGGAGCTGGGCCCGGTGACCTTCAACAGCCAGACGCTGTGGGTGATCGCGGTGTCCCTGGGGCTGATCATCGGCCTGTTCCTGTTCTTCGAACGCAGCCTCTACGGCAAGGCCCTGCGCGCCACGGCGGTGAACCGCATGGGCGCGCGGCTGATGGGCATCTCGCCGAGCCTGGCGGGCAAGGCCACCTTCCTCCTCGCCACCTTCATCGGCGCGCTGTCGGGCATCCTCATCGCGCCCATCACCACGCTGTACTTCGACTCCGGTTTCATCATCAGCCTCAAGGGCTTCGTCGGCGCCATCATCGGCGGCCTGGCGAGCTACCCGGTGGCCGCCCTGGGCGCGCTCTCGGTGGGGCTGATCGAAGCCTTCTCGATGTTCTGGGCCAGCACCTACAAGGAGATCATCGTCTTCACCCTGATCATCCCCTTCCTGCTCTGGCGCTCGTTCACCCGTCGTCACGTGGAGGAAGAGGAATGA